The following proteins are co-located in the Paracoccaceae bacterium Fryx2 genome:
- a CDS encoding DUF4357 domain-containing protein: MDEFVDQTKTLVGALGWDLFREMRGRVTEPAQAVRDIPEAPSVDSPRFQFRGEGFSAEMELGPSGEFMVKHGSKARLRTTTTIPKGTTTLRDTLIDKGVLRQDGNFLLFTSDYSFSSASAAAATVIGASANGRILWKTADGRNYGDWEAGQGESLNRTDGADAQGEAALPQ, from the coding sequence ATGGACGAGTTTGTTGATCAAACCAAGACGCTGGTCGGCGCGCTAGGTTGGGACCTATTTCGCGAAATGCGAGGGCGAGTGACGGAACCGGCGCAGGCAGTTCGAGACATTCCGGAGGCTCCTTCTGTCGACAGCCCGCGCTTCCAATTTCGCGGCGAGGGGTTTTCCGCCGAAATGGAACTCGGGCCGTCCGGCGAGTTCATGGTCAAGCATGGATCCAAAGCACGTCTAAGGACGACGACGACGATCCCAAAGGGCACGACTACATTGCGCGATACGCTGATCGACAAAGGGGTACTTCGACAGGATGGTAACTTCTTGTTATTTACCAGCGACTACAGCTTCTCTTCCGCCTCGGCCGCAGCCGCAACAGTAATTGGAGCAAGCGCTAACGGTCGTATTCTTTGGAAAACGGCTGACGGTAGAAACTACGGAGATTGGGAAGCGGGCCAAGGTGAGTCGCTCAATAGGACTGATGGTGCGGATGCACAGGGGGAAGCAGCGCTTCCTCAATAG
- a CDS encoding GIY-YIG nuclease family protein → MTKPRSINIFLLDGDPNGIRVAQIMMSTIQAIAFRRNKLGEVRKTFPEVERPGVYILIGEDESEPDRQIAYIGESEAIGDRLSTHNSNKAGRDSKEFWTDTVVLISKDENLTKSHARYVEACLMCVFRLMVGIDFTGSWAVISREAGH, encoded by the coding sequence TTGACCAAGCCTCGCTCGATCAACATCTTCCTCCTCGACGGCGATCCGAACGGTATCCGGGTTGCCCAGATCATGATGTCGACAATCCAAGCCATCGCCTTCCGCCGCAACAAATTGGGGGAGGTGCGCAAAACATTTCCTGAGGTCGAGCGACCAGGAGTCTATATTCTCATCGGCGAGGATGAAAGCGAGCCTGACCGGCAAATCGCATATATTGGCGAGTCAGAAGCGATAGGCGATAGGCTGTCCACACACAACTCAAACAAGGCAGGACGCGACAGCAAGGAGTTTTGGACCGATACTGTTGTTCTCATCAGCAAGGACGAAAACCTGACCAAGAGCCATGCGCGTTACGTTGAAGCCTGCCTGATGTGCGTGTTTCGCTTGATGGTGGGCATCGATTTCACGGGATCATGGGCAGTCATTTCGCGTGAAGCTGGGCACTGA
- the brxL gene encoding BREX system Lon protease-like protein BrxL yields the protein MIELDGIDRKAAASLDGYLVRKDLVRTFSRQYPVPTYVVEFLLGRYCASIDPVEIEEGLEIVERQLKSRTVRAGEEELFKARAREEGNVKIIDIITARLDAKTDSYVASLPSLRLTDVRINPEQIQEHERMLTGGFYAEITLNYDASIAQESKGRPFGVSALREIQLSKRDVLGDLARARQAFSASEWKDFLLRSIGIEPVDLTIRQKDAIMLRMVPFVERNYNLVELGPRGTGKSHLFQQVSPYSHLISGGKATVAKMFVNNSNGQRGLVCQYDVVCFDEVSGISFDQKDGVNIMKGYMESGEFSRGKESIRADGSIVLVGNFEVDVEHQQRVGHLFGPMPPEMKDDTAFMDRIHAFLPGWDVPKINKALLTSHFGLVSDFLSECWSQLRDESRVNLLQGKVYFGGALSGRDTNAVNKTASGLLKLLYPTADHVRDEDIEWAVRIGLEARRRVKEQQKRIGAAEFRNTHFSYTMGDGGVEKFVSTPELHNDNSIAGDPLEPGQVWTIGPGGEGEHPGLFRIEVNEGPGSGVRILNKPVPAAFKESIGYAEQNLYARAAQLVGDKDPRHHEFSVQLRAFDSAKSGSKTGVAALVALCTALLKKTIRGGLVIIGEVNLGGSIEVLHNPVAMVEIAVEKGATAILMPVACRRQLIDLSDDMAIKVDIQFYSDARDALLKAISDSP from the coding sequence ATGATCGAACTCGACGGCATTGACCGAAAGGCGGCAGCCAGCCTCGACGGGTACCTCGTTCGAAAAGACTTGGTCCGAACCTTCAGCCGACAGTACCCAGTTCCGACTTATGTGGTGGAGTTTTTGCTGGGCAGATACTGCGCCAGCATTGATCCAGTAGAGATCGAAGAAGGCTTGGAAATTGTCGAGCGGCAGTTGAAATCTCGAACGGTTCGCGCGGGTGAAGAGGAACTCTTTAAGGCTCGGGCCCGTGAAGAAGGCAATGTGAAGATCATTGATATCATAACTGCGAGGCTAGATGCCAAAACAGATTCTTATGTTGCCTCCCTACCAAGCTTGAGGCTGACAGATGTCCGGATCAATCCTGAGCAAATTCAGGAACATGAGCGAATGTTGACAGGAGGGTTTTACGCTGAGATCACACTGAACTACGACGCATCGATCGCTCAAGAAAGTAAGGGACGTCCCTTCGGGGTTTCGGCGTTGCGGGAAATTCAGCTATCTAAGCGTGACGTTCTTGGCGATCTAGCGCGAGCGCGTCAGGCATTTAGTGCATCGGAGTGGAAAGACTTCTTGTTGCGTTCAATCGGGATCGAACCGGTCGATCTTACAATTCGACAGAAAGACGCAATTATGTTGCGCATGGTTCCATTCGTTGAACGTAATTATAATTTGGTTGAATTAGGCCCTAGAGGCACTGGCAAGAGCCATCTGTTCCAGCAGGTCTCACCATATTCACATCTTATTTCTGGTGGAAAAGCCACCGTTGCAAAGATGTTTGTAAACAATTCCAATGGACAACGTGGTCTTGTTTGCCAATACGATGTCGTTTGTTTTGATGAAGTCTCAGGGATTTCATTCGATCAAAAAGACGGCGTTAATATTATGAAGGGTTATATGGAGTCTGGCGAATTCAGCAGAGGCAAAGAAAGCATTCGCGCCGACGGAAGCATAGTGCTGGTCGGGAACTTCGAGGTTGATGTCGAGCATCAACAGCGAGTCGGCCACCTCTTTGGTCCGATGCCGCCGGAGATGAAAGACGACACGGCCTTCATGGATCGAATTCATGCCTTTCTACCCGGCTGGGACGTGCCCAAGATCAACAAGGCCCTACTGACTTCTCATTTCGGACTGGTGAGCGACTTCCTGTCTGAATGCTGGAGCCAGCTCCGAGACGAAAGTCGCGTTAATTTACTTCAGGGAAAGGTCTATTTTGGCGGGGCCCTATCGGGGCGGGATACCAATGCCGTCAACAAAACGGCGAGTGGACTCCTGAAACTTCTTTACCCGACCGCTGATCATGTAAGGGACGAGGATATTGAATGGGCGGTTCGAATTGGACTTGAGGCGCGCCGCCGCGTGAAAGAACAGCAGAAGCGCATTGGTGCAGCCGAATTCCGAAATACCCATTTCAGTTATACAATGGGTGACGGCGGTGTGGAAAAATTCGTCTCAACGCCTGAGTTGCATAATGACAATAGTATTGCTGGTGATCCGCTTGAGCCCGGCCAAGTTTGGACAATTGGACCTGGCGGCGAAGGAGAACATCCAGGGCTGTTCCGAATAGAAGTCAATGAGGGCCCAGGCTCTGGAGTGCGAATTCTGAACAAGCCAGTCCCTGCTGCTTTCAAGGAGAGCATAGGTTATGCTGAACAAAACCTCTATGCGAGAGCGGCTCAGCTAGTTGGAGACAAAGACCCACGTCACCACGAGTTCTCGGTTCAGCTAAGGGCATTTGACTCGGCAAAATCTGGGTCAAAAACTGGCGTTGCTGCTCTTGTGGCTCTATGCACGGCGCTGTTGAAAAAAACCATTCGTGGCGGGCTCGTGATAATCGGTGAGGTTAACCTTGGCGGTTCTATAGAGGTACTACACAACCCTGTGGCGATGGTGGAGATTGCAGTTGAAAAGGGTGCAACCGCAATCCTCATGCCGGTAGCTTGTAGACGTCAACTTATTGACCTGTCCGATGACATGGCGATTAAGGTCGACATTCAGTTCTATTCTGACGCTCGTGATGCGCTTCTTAAGGCCATTTCTGACTCGCCATGA